One genomic region from Xylocopa sonorina isolate GNS202 chromosome 8, iyXylSono1_principal, whole genome shotgun sequence encodes:
- the LOC143426082 gene encoding small ubiquitin-related modifier isoform X1, with protein MSDNQEQKPEAGPGDANSEYIKLKVVGNDSNEIHFRVKMTTQMGKLKKSYSDRVGVPMTSLRFLFDGKRINDDETPKQLEMENDDVIEVYQEQTGGRY; from the exons ATGTCCGATAATCAG GAACAAAAACCCGAAGCCGGCCCAGGCGACGCGAATTCTGAATACATCAAGCTTAAAGTCGTTGGGAAT GACAGTAATGAAATCCACTTTAGGGTAAAGATGACCACTCAAATGGGTAAACTCAAGAAATCGTACAGTGATCGTGTG GGTGTCCCTATGACGTCGCTCAGGTTTCTGTTTGATGGGAAAAGAATTAATGACGATGAAACACCAAAGCAG TTGGAAATGGAAAACGATGATGTTATCGAAGTATACCAAGAACAAACAGGTGGTCGCTACTGA
- the LOC143426082 gene encoding uncharacterized protein LOC143426082 isoform X2, which yields MGKELMTMKHQSSWKWKTMMLSKYTKNKQVVATEEIKSIQFSISFKVKVTIVKKWTSLSVYIYVCLKKICNLVFLRNILMCYSTFL from the exons ATGGGAAAAGAATTAATGACGATGAAACACCAAAGCAG TTGGAAATGGAAAACGATGATGTTATCGAAGTATACCAAGAACAAACAGGTGGTCGCTACTGAAGAAATTAAATCTATTCAGTTTTCAatatcttttaaagtgaaagtgACTATCGTAAAGAAATGGACAAGTTTAtcagtatatatatatgtatgtttaaaaaaaatatgtaatttGGTTTTTTTACGTAACATTTTGATGTGCTATTCTACATTCCTGTAA